A genomic segment from Archangium lipolyticum encodes:
- a CDS encoding type IV pilin protein — protein MYRLPSPPRGPRGSTLIEVALVLVMLGLLAAIAVPRFLAARSRALQTEARHNLKSWAQAQHAYHQETNGYTQDIRTLGFTVERGNRYAYYFGDDSKCELRETATLPPMTGSVECIGVDVYVHGLDRNDSKPAPRRFKVIHLGPGDATNVPGISGPCPGCNTDAVAVGQLDDEPHGVDTWYIATENVSIDSASDICGTERGDVVPAKTPINTYDDIECDI, from the coding sequence ATGTACCGTCTCCCCTCTCCGCCTCGCGGTCCCCGAGGCTCGACCCTCATCGAAGTGGCGCTCGTCCTGGTGATGCTCGGACTGCTCGCCGCCATCGCCGTGCCCCGTTTCCTGGCGGCCCGTTCCCGCGCCCTCCAGACCGAGGCCCGGCACAACCTCAAGTCGTGGGCCCAGGCCCAACACGCCTACCACCAGGAGACCAACGGCTACACCCAGGACATCCGCACACTCGGCTTCACTGTCGAACGAGGAAACCGTTACGCCTACTACTTCGGCGATGATTCGAAGTGCGAGCTCCGTGAAACGGCCACCCTCCCTCCCATGACGGGGTCGGTGGAGTGCATCGGTGTGGATGTCTATGTGCATGGCCTGGACAGGAATGACTCCAAGCCCGCCCCGCGTCGATTCAAGGTGATCCACCTGGGACCAGGGGATGCCACTAACGTTCCGGGCATTTCGGGTCCCTGCCCGGGCTGCAACACCGACGCCGTGGCAGTCGGACAGCTCGACGACGAACCGCACGGTGTGGATACCTGGTACATCGCCACGGAGAATGTCAGCATCGATAGCGCCTCGGATATCTGTGGCACCGAGCGAGGCGACGTGGTGCCGGCCAAGACGCCGATCAACACCTACGACGACATCGAGTGCGACATCTGA